Proteins found in one Mucilaginibacter gracilis genomic segment:
- a CDS encoding MgtC/SapB family protein produces MAVNPTDIRYTEEVFKLFLSAMVGCLVGLEREIRRKPAGFRTLAIICVGSTLFTICSYKLGFPDNEDRIAANIITGVGFLGAGVIFRNGFSVSGITTAATIWIAAALGMLIGIGDYAIALLSLAVSLIILWAMQFLQNFIDARFQHRSYTISYKDGFDSDELQAKLTQLQLKARNFKETRQDVQTSFEFEVSGKESNLNIFNQWLKNETRIYSFMW; encoded by the coding sequence ATGGCTGTTAACCCTACCGATATACGCTATACCGAAGAAGTTTTTAAACTTTTCCTCTCGGCTATGGTTGGCTGTTTGGTGGGTTTGGAGCGCGAAATCAGGCGCAAGCCGGCGGGGTTTCGCACTTTGGCTATTATTTGTGTAGGTTCAACGCTGTTTACTATTTGCTCGTACAAGCTGGGCTTTCCGGACAATGAAGATAGGATTGCGGCCAATATTATTACCGGCGTGGGCTTTTTGGGTGCAGGAGTAATTTTCAGGAACGGCTTTTCGGTTTCGGGGATAACCACCGCCGCAACTATTTGGATTGCCGCAGCCCTGGGCATGCTAATTGGTATTGGCGATTATGCAATTGCATTGCTTTCGCTGGCTGTATCGCTTATAATTTTGTGGGCCATGCAGTTTTTGCAAAACTTTATTGATGCCCGTTTTCAGCACCGCAGTTATACCATTAGCTATAAGGATGGGTTTGATAGCGACGAACTGCAAGCCAAATTAACCCAACTGCAACTGAAGGCACGCAACTTTAAAGAAACCCGGCAGGATGTGCAAACCAGTTTTGAGTTTGAAGTGAGCGGTAAAGAAAGCAACCTTAATATATTTAACCAATGGCTTAAAAACGAAACCCGCATATACTCGTTTATGTGGTAG
- a CDS encoding DUF1456 family protein has product MSNNDVMKKLRVALKLNDTDIVEILALVDFRITKTELGAIFRNEDHPNFKPCGDQILRNFLNGLIIHKRGPREKKEPEEEGK; this is encoded by the coding sequence ATGAGTAATAACGATGTGATGAAAAAACTGCGTGTAGCCTTAAAGCTAAACGATACCGATATTGTGGAGATATTGGCCCTGGTTGATTTCCGGATCACTAAAACCGAACTGGGAGCCATTTTTAGAAACGAAGACCACCCCAACTTTAAACCCTGCGGCGACCAAATACTGCGCAACTTTTTAAACGGATTAATTATTCATAAACGCGGCCCGAGAGAAAAAAAGGAACCCGAAGAAGAGGGGAAGTAA
- a CDS encoding ferritin family protein has protein sequence MSFDQYHEPANELSDETRTFARMIVSLTEEAEAINWYEQRISVEKNKDAKAIMQNAQHEEFKHFGMDLEFLLRQKPVWKKTLQAILFKEGDIVKLGEKGEEASE, from the coding sequence ATGTCATTCGACCAATACCACGAACCTGCAAACGAATTATCCGACGAAACCCGCACCTTTGCCCGTATGATTGTTTCGTTAACCGAAGAAGCCGAAGCCATTAACTGGTACGAGCAACGCATTTCGGTAGAAAAAAACAAGGATGCCAAAGCCATTATGCAAAACGCACAGCACGAGGAATTTAAACATTTTGGTATGGACCTTGAATTTTTACTGCGCCAAAAACCGGTTTGGAAAAAAACCCTGCAAGCCATATTATTTAAAGAGGGCGATATTGTAAAGCTTGGCGAAAAAGGTGAAGAAGCATCGGAGTGA
- a CDS encoding TonB-dependent receptor plug domain-containing protein has product MKKKFVVVAAGLGLAQLALLTTAGLAQSAQNTKKDTVTHLNEVVVTASRSAKKLSDIGRVVTVISSQEINRSQGKTLPQLLNTVAGITFSGAQNNIGISSSVFLRGATTGNTLILIDGFPVNNASSIDGSYDLNAFSLDQIDHIEILKGSGSTLYGSDAVAGVINIITKHPQNQDLVGDVQFSGGSYNTFKGSIGLNGRLNKTGISLNFSNLRSDGFAAATDTTGKMGFKKDGYLQQSLSLNLNQYLSNKFTLNGNFQLSANTGDLPYGAFKDDKDYNYNNLFLFGGLGAKLVLPKGSLLFNVSQNTVWNNFYNSPPDNDSTHSVTQNIGRITNAEVVLNQALGEYFDITSGGSFKYSNTGQYSLYEQAYYHPKPVDSYISGNNNISSAYTSLFFKSDIFHMELGGRYNRHSKYGNNLTYTVNPSVIIANQLKVFITVASAYKAPSLYQLYSQYRNSDLKPETTTSYEAGFDWDITKALSFNTVFYKRKTTNVIYFYTDASYKSTYQNGNLEDDQGFESELKYRKNDFTASAYAAYVTGTQTDTKGVDTHNLLRRPRNTYGGNVSYQLIKALSVGVNYKYTGERSDTRFLDVAPYSRVEGLKAYNLFDVHVQASATKNLSLFVDLNNVFNVKYTDWIGYSTRGFNAYGGIKYLLN; this is encoded by the coding sequence ATGAAAAAAAAATTCGTAGTAGTTGCTGCAGGCCTGGGGCTTGCACAACTGGCACTGCTAACAACGGCAGGCCTGGCGCAAAGCGCACAAAACACAAAAAAAGACACCGTTACCCATCTTAACGAAGTAGTGGTAACCGCCAGCCGGTCGGCAAAAAAACTGAGCGACATTGGCCGCGTGGTAACCGTTATCAGCAGCCAGGAAATTAACCGTTCGCAAGGTAAAACGCTGCCGCAGTTGTTAAACACCGTTGCAGGCATCACCTTTTCGGGAGCGCAAAACAACATCGGCATCAGCTCGTCGGTTTTTTTGCGGGGTGCAACTACGGGCAATACGCTCATCCTCATTGATGGCTTCCCGGTAAACAACGCATCATCAATTGATGGCAGTTACGATCTGAACGCTTTTTCGTTAGACCAGATAGACCACATCGAAATTTTGAAGGGCAGTGGCTCCACGCTATACGGCTCGGATGCCGTGGCGGGTGTTATTAATATCATTACTAAGCACCCTCAAAATCAGGATCTGGTTGGCGATGTGCAGTTTAGCGGCGGTAGTTACAATACCTTTAAGGGAAGCATTGGTTTAAACGGAAGGCTAAACAAAACAGGCATCTCGCTTAATTTTTCCAATTTACGGTCGGATGGGTTTGCCGCTGCTACCGATACTACGGGCAAAATGGGCTTTAAAAAAGACGGTTACCTGCAACAGTCCCTTAGTTTAAACCTCAACCAATACCTATCAAACAAATTTACGCTTAACGGTAATTTTCAACTATCGGCAAACACCGGCGATTTACCTTATGGTGCTTTTAAAGACGATAAAGATTACAACTACAACAATCTGTTTTTATTTGGTGGCTTAGGGGCCAAATTGGTATTGCCCAAAGGCTCGTTACTGTTTAACGTAAGCCAAAATACCGTTTGGAACAATTTTTACAATTCACCTCCCGATAACGATTCTACCCATTCGGTAACGCAAAACATAGGCCGCATAACCAATGCCGAGGTTGTTTTAAACCAGGCTTTGGGCGAGTATTTTGATATTACCAGCGGCGGCAGCTTTAAGTACAGCAACACCGGCCAATACAGTTTGTACGAACAGGCTTATTACCACCCTAAACCTGTTGATAGCTATATTAGTGGCAATAACAACATCAGCAGTGCGTATACCTCGCTGTTTTTCAAATCGGATATATTTCACATGGAGTTGGGTGGGCGTTATAATCGTCATAGTAAGTATGGCAACAATTTAACTTATACCGTTAATCCCTCGGTTATTATTGCCAACCAACTTAAAGTATTTATTACCGTTGCTTCGGCTTACAAAGCACCATCGTTATACCAGTTATACTCGCAATACCGAAACAGCGACTTAAAGCCCGAAACTACAACAAGCTACGAGGCGGGTTTTGATTGGGATATTACCAAGGCATTATCGTTCAACACCGTATTTTACAAACGCAAAACCACCAATGTAATTTATTTTTACACCGATGCTTCCTATAAATCAACCTACCAAAATGGCAATTTGGAAGACGACCAAGGTTTTGAAAGCGAACTGAAGTACCGTAAAAACGATTTTACAGCTTCGGCCTACGCGGCATACGTAACCGGTACACAAACCGATACCAAAGGTGTTGATACGCACAACCTGCTGCGCCGCCCTCGCAATACTTATGGTGGCAATGTAAGTTACCAGCTTATTAAAGCATTATCGGTTGGGGTAAATTACAAATATACCGGCGAACGCAGCGACACCCGTTTTTTAGATGTTGCGCCATACTCGCGTGTTGAAGGTTTAAAGGCTTACAACCTGTTTGATGTACATGTACAGGCCAGTGCCACCAAAAACCTAAGCTTGTTTGTTGATTTAAACAACGTATTTAATGTAAAATATACCGACTGGATTGGCTATAGCACCCGAGGGTTTAACGCTTACGGCGGCATTAAATATTTGCTTAATTAA
- a CDS encoding serine hydrolase has product MKKLLIPVLVLLSLSAKAQQPDTVFLKTMLQSHPELFLGILNHPTQNEVQILYTQINRDAQNKPHFKSYSYRLNPRRYFYPASTVKLPTAIFALEKLNELKIAGLNSQSTMITDSAFAGQTQVLTDTSSTTGLPSIQNYIKKILLVSDNDAFNRLYEFVGRAQINTKLKKYGLTQTRIVNRLAVGDKGESAKHTNPINFYNGHKLVYTKPALYDSAEYPITMTNLLQGKGYMDSHDKLVMQPFDFTSNNIYTITNQQMVLRRLLFPESFEPSQRFNLTPADYRLLYRYMSTFPTESHHPTYSRPGYYPAYCKFLFYGADSAATINPNIRIFNKVGDSYGYDIDNAYIIDTQNKVEFMLTAVIQSNEDGIYNDNKYEYTTVCLPFLKNLGQLIYNYELQRPKKHLPNLQKFIFDYKE; this is encoded by the coding sequence ATGAAAAAATTACTGATACCCGTTTTGGTGCTGCTTTCCTTATCGGCGAAAGCCCAGCAGCCCGATACCGTTTTTTTAAAAACGATGCTGCAAAGCCATCCCGAGTTATTTTTGGGGATATTAAACCATCCCACTCAAAACGAGGTGCAAATACTTTACACCCAAATAAACCGCGATGCGCAAAACAAACCGCATTTTAAAAGTTACAGCTATAGGCTAAACCCCAGGCGTTACTTTTACCCCGCCAGCACCGTAAAGCTGCCTACGGCTATATTTGCGCTCGAAAAACTAAATGAGTTAAAAATTGCCGGGCTTAACAGCCAAAGCACCATGATAACCGATAGTGCCTTTGCGGGGCAAACCCAGGTTTTAACGGATACATCATCAACAACTGGCCTGCCAAGCATCCAAAACTACATTAAAAAAATACTGCTGGTTAGCGATAACGATGCCTTTAACCGCCTGTACGAATTTGTTGGCCGTGCCCAAATTAACACCAAACTAAAAAAGTACGGCCTTACCCAAACCCGCATTGTTAACCGCCTTGCCGTTGGCGATAAAGGCGAAAGCGCGAAGCACACCAACCCCATTAATTTTTACAATGGCCATAAACTGGTTTATACCAAACCCGCCCTGTATGATTCGGCGGAATACCCCATAACGATGACTAATTTGCTGCAAGGCAAAGGGTACATGGATAGCCACGATAAACTGGTAATGCAACCTTTTGATTTTACCAGCAACAACATTTACACTATTACCAACCAGCAAATGGTATTGCGGCGACTACTTTTCCCCGAAAGTTTTGAGCCATCCCAACGCTTTAACCTTACCCCTGCCGATTACCGGTTGTTGTATCGCTACATGAGCACCTTCCCTACCGAAAGCCACCACCCTACTTACAGCAGACCTGGTTATTACCCCGCCTATTGCAAGTTTTTGTTTTACGGTGCCGATAGCGCAGCAACAATAAACCCCAACATCAGGATATTTAATAAAGTGGGCGATTCGTATGGCTACGATATTGATAACGCCTACATTATTGATACTCAAAACAAGGTTGAGTTTATGCTCACCGCCGTAATACAATCAAACGAAGACGGTATTTATAACGACAACAAGTACGAGTACACAACCGTATGCCTGCCGTTTTTAAAAAACCTGGGCCAGTTAATTTACAATTACGAACTGCAACGCCCCAAAAAACATTTACCCAATTTGCAAAAGTTTATTTTTGATTATAAGGAGTAA
- a CDS encoding DinB family protein, whose product MPQTKPEVWLRGPLPQIPALLQPVAHALLQAREELNLLMAGFPDELLWQRPAGLASPGFHLQHLSGVLSRLFTYARGEQLTQQQLAYLNAEGKPAEAPNLTQALVAAFNHQVDAALQQLIATNEATLTQARGVGRAQTPSTVLGLLVHAAEHTQRHYGQLLVTVKVLMVDK is encoded by the coding sequence ATGCCACAAACTAAACCCGAAGTATGGCTGCGAGGCCCGCTGCCGCAAATACCGGCCCTGCTGCAACCCGTTGCCCATGCCTTGTTACAAGCGCGCGAAGAACTTAACCTTTTAATGGCCGGTTTCCCGGATGAATTACTTTGGCAGCGGCCCGCGGGTTTGGCGTCGCCGGGTTTCCATTTGCAACACCTTAGCGGGGTATTGAGCAGGCTTTTTACCTATGCCCGGGGCGAGCAGTTAACCCAACAACAATTGGCCTACCTTAACGCCGAAGGCAAGCCTGCCGAGGCACCAAACTTAACACAAGCCCTGGTTGCTGCATTTAACCACCAGGTTGATGCCGCCCTGCAACAGCTAATTGCCACCAATGAGGCTACATTAACCCAGGCACGTGGCGTTGGCCGCGCGCAAACACCATCAACCGTGCTGGGTTTGCTGGTACACGCCGCCGAACATACCCAAAGGCATTACGGGCAATTGCTGGTAACGGTTAAGGTGTTAATGGTGGATAAATGA
- a CDS encoding N-acetylmuramoyl-L-alanine amidase — translation MYMELFMYLLKVTACTAAFYIFYYLLFSKLTFFSINRWYLLSALVASLVIPALHISVQTVVNAPPVSNQVTINNAAANIVAIAEPSQPVVVQQAVTPINWLFIANCAYWLIAGLLVLKLCINLYSILYKAVKYGQRQKSYFVVNGQSPNNSSFFNYIFLNADGLTEAEKEQVIAHELVHVQQLHSADNLFVEIVKAVLWFNPFVYLFSRALCQAHEFEVDRRLASQYNSKSYAGLLLKLSSPGGAGLVNQFSAYGLKSRVGMLFNRPSATAKKLCYLLVLPVLCALTYFFVIEKTYAYNYNNSNFVIVLDAGHGGKETGVAANGLVEKDLNLQLVQQIKAVADERGIKTVLTRTDDKLVSMAERLAPKGDVFVSVHTNWAPVNDAGATGMRIITSSRNLEFTQSQNLAMAFVTQMAHLPHLQGVESFDVVQQNIGVLSKNKLPAVLLEMGYMSNKSDVQYLTDKQYQRNLAEKIINAVIAFEKSPTKKISQMGPVDTAIHTKVKVTFLNQQPQTAAQNIVKDTAIRVVAKTRTAANAKKYDVTGLSMAYSGNYYDKAKSNEDMYKEFKAAKYTATDSTGHYYNTPTTTLYNAELSTPKYNIKAKVIKINIKDSLITATGGVKIKMHDDKESHDNTVVTTDSLTIDLKFHYLKKGSTRQ, via the coding sequence ATGTATATGGAACTGTTTATGTATCTGCTAAAAGTAACCGCCTGTACGGCTGCCTTTTACATTTTTTATTATCTGTTATTCAGTAAGTTAACCTTCTTTAGCATTAACAGGTGGTATCTGCTAAGCGCGCTTGTGGCAAGCTTAGTTATCCCGGCGCTGCACATTAGCGTGCAAACGGTGGTTAATGCACCGCCGGTTAGCAACCAGGTAACTATCAACAATGCAGCAGCAAATATTGTTGCCATTGCCGAACCCAGTCAACCGGTGGTTGTACAGCAAGCCGTTACACCCATCAACTGGCTTTTTATAGCCAACTGTGCTTATTGGTTAATTGCAGGTTTGCTTGTATTAAAGTTGTGTATTAACCTTTATTCTATTTTGTATAAAGCGGTTAAATACGGGCAGCGGCAAAAAAGCTATTTCGTGGTTAATGGGCAATCGCCAAACAATTCGTCGTTTTTTAACTACATTTTTTTGAATGCCGATGGCCTTACCGAAGCCGAAAAAGAACAGGTTATAGCGCACGAACTGGTGCATGTGCAACAACTACACTCGGCAGATAATTTATTTGTGGAGATAGTAAAAGCCGTACTTTGGTTTAACCCTTTTGTGTACCTGTTTTCCCGCGCACTTTGCCAGGCCCACGAGTTTGAGGTTGACCGCCGTTTGGCCAGCCAATACAACTCAAAAAGTTATGCGGGTTTGTTGCTCAAACTATCATCGCCGGGAGGGGCGGGTTTGGTAAACCAGTTTAGTGCCTATGGTTTAAAAAGCCGTGTTGGCATGTTGTTTAACCGCCCATCGGCCACAGCCAAAAAGTTGTGTTACTTGCTGGTGCTGCCTGTTTTGTGCGCGCTAACTTACTTTTTTGTTATCGAAAAAACGTATGCCTACAACTATAACAACAGCAATTTTGTAATAGTGCTTGATGCCGGGCACGGTGGCAAAGAAACCGGTGTAGCGGCCAACGGCCTTGTTGAAAAAGACCTTAACCTGCAACTGGTACAACAAATTAAGGCTGTTGCCGATGAGAGGGGCATTAAAACCGTTTTAACCCGCACAGATGATAAATTAGTATCCATGGCCGAGCGGTTGGCGCCAAAGGGTGATGTTTTTGTTTCGGTACATACTAACTGGGCACCCGTAAATGATGCCGGTGCCACCGGGATGCGCATTATTACCAGTAGCCGCAACCTGGAGTTTACGCAATCGCAAAACCTGGCCATGGCCTTTGTTACCCAGATGGCGCATTTGCCACATTTACAAGGTGTTGAATCTTTTGATGTTGTGCAACAGAACATAGGCGTACTGAGCAAAAATAAACTGCCAGCCGTTTTACTGGAGATGGGTTACATGAGCAATAAAAGCGATGTACAATACCTAACCGACAAGCAATATCAACGCAATTTGGCCGAAAAAATCATCAACGCCGTAATTGCATTTGAAAAATCGCCAACCAAAAAAATATCCCAAATGGGGCCTGTGGATACTGCCATACATACCAAGGTAAAGGTTACGTTTTTGAACCAGCAACCGCAAACGGCAGCTCAAAATATAGTAAAAGATACTGCAATAAGGGTTGTTGCAAAAACAAGAACGGCTGCCAATGCCAAAAAATATGATGTAACAGGGTTATCCATGGCTTATTCCGGAAATTATTATGACAAAGCCAAATCCAATGAAGATATGTATAAGGAATTTAAGGCTGCAAAATATACCGCTACCGATTCAACCGGGCACTACTATAACACCCCAACCACCACGCTTTATAACGCCGAACTAAGTACTCCGAAATATAATATTAAGGCAAAGGTGATTAAAATTAACATCAAAGACAGCCTGATAACGGCAACCGGTGGTGTAAAGATAAAAATGCACGACGACAAAGAATCACATGACAATACTGTGGTAACAACAGATTCGCTAACTATCGATTTAAAGTTCCATTATCTTAAAAAAGGCAGCACCAGGCAATAG
- a CDS encoding SIR2 family NAD-dependent protein deacylase, producing MENQAHQKPGAHIVVLTGAGISAESGLKTFRDTDGLWEGYNIEDVATPEAWERNPALVQDFYNQRRKSVLEAQPNAAHYALAKLEEKYKVTIITQNIDDLHERAGSTNVVHLHGIITRSQSSKRPTLTYPINGWELGMDEVCQLGSPLRPHVVWFGEMVPMIETAAQICAKADLFILIGTSLAVYPASGLINYVPDEIPKIIVDPKIPTVYNVANIIKIEAKATVGVPELVGELMG from the coding sequence ATGGAAAACCAAGCACATCAAAAACCCGGTGCTCATATTGTAGTTTTAACCGGGGCAGGCATTAGTGCCGAAAGCGGCCTTAAAACCTTTAGGGATACCGATGGCCTGTGGGAAGGTTATAACATTGAAGATGTTGCCACACCCGAAGCCTGGGAACGCAACCCCGCCCTGGTTCAGGATTTTTATAACCAGCGGCGCAAGTCGGTTTTAGAGGCGCAGCCTAATGCCGCGCATTATGCACTGGCAAAGCTGGAAGAAAAATATAAGGTAACCATCATCACCCAAAATATTGACGACCTGCACGAGCGTGCCGGATCAACCAATGTAGTACACCTGCATGGCATCATCACGCGGTCGCAATCAAGCAAGCGGCCCACGCTAACCTATCCCATCAACGGTTGGGAGCTGGGTATGGATGAGGTGTGCCAGCTTGGTTCGCCATTGCGGCCACACGTGGTTTGGTTTGGCGAAATGGTGCCCATGATAGAAACCGCTGCCCAAATTTGCGCTAAAGCCGATTTGTTTATCCTGATAGGTACTTCGTTGGCTGTGTACCCGGCATCGGGCTTAATTAATTACGTGCCGGATGAAATACCGAAAATTATCGTCGATCCTAAAATACCCACCGTTTATAACGTTGCCAACATCATCAAAATAGAAGCCAAAGCCACAGTTGGCGTGCCCGAGTTGGTAGGGGAGTTGATGGGATAA
- a CDS encoding DUF6580 family putative transport protein: MTLQKTNTRTIVLILMIVVAMAFRLLSYKFQVLSNFTPVGAIALFGGAYFADKWKAYAVVLLALFLSNIAINYLYTSKILLWTSSSVWMYLTFAIMVFVGSLIKKANFLNVLLASIAGICIHWLIMDLPFLYGTMYPHTLAGYGQSLLAAIPFERNMVYGDAVFGTLLFGGFELAKRKYSALAYQPNNNGALRAA, encoded by the coding sequence ATGACCTTACAGAAAACAAATACACGCACCATTGTACTTATTTTAATGATAGTGGTTGCTATGGCCTTCCGCTTGCTGAGTTACAAGTTTCAGGTATTGAGTAATTTTACGCCTGTGGGAGCTATTGCCCTGTTTGGCGGTGCTTATTTTGCCGATAAATGGAAAGCTTATGCAGTAGTTTTGCTGGCTTTGTTTTTAAGTAATATAGCCATTAACTACCTGTACACATCTAAAATATTGTTGTGGACAAGCAGTTCGGTTTGGATGTATTTAACTTTTGCCATTATGGTTTTTGTTGGCAGTTTAATAAAAAAGGCTAACTTTTTAAACGTGCTTTTAGCATCAATAGCAGGCATTTGCATCCATTGGTTAATAATGGACCTGCCTTTTTTATACGGCACCATGTATCCGCATACTTTGGCGGGTTACGGGCAATCGCTACTGGCAGCCATACCCTTTGAGCGCAATATGGTTTATGGCGATGCCGTTTTTGGCACCTTACTATTTGGCGGCTTTGAATTGGCCAAGCGTAAATATTCGGCACTGGCTTACCAGCCAAACAATAATGGCGCTTTAAGAGCAGCTTAA
- a CDS encoding SRPBCC family protein produces MDFKTINLKLVPANAEQHPVNIELPERLASVALGTKMAFSGLFGVFRHPLRGAVKLFAGGYLLQRGVTGYCSLYAKIGKISTSPVNVNIRYTFTVNRSRTDVYNFWRRLENLPLFMSHLENVTVIDDTLSHWEAKIPGGLGNISWEAEIVNDVEAAVIGWHSLPGSTIQNAGKVEFEDAPGGGTIVKVVISYLPPAGGIGTGIAKLLNPLFEKIVRADVLSFKDYIETIYTDGDDFPLEPEITIITVETFDDEPESQFNSAEGNADEAKQKKV; encoded by the coding sequence ATGGACTTTAAAACGATCAATTTAAAACTTGTTCCGGCCAATGCGGAGCAACACCCCGTAAATATAGAGCTTCCCGAACGCCTGGCTTCGGTTGCCTTGGGCACTAAAATGGCCTTTTCGGGCCTCTTTGGCGTATTCAGGCATCCTTTGCGGGGTGCTGTTAAACTGTTTGCTGGCGGCTATTTGCTGCAACGGGGCGTTACGGGCTATTGCTCGCTTTATGCAAAAATTGGTAAAATAAGTACCAGTCCGGTAAACGTTAACATCAGGTACACATTTACTGTAAACCGCAGCCGCACCGATGTGTACAATTTTTGGCGCAGGTTAGAAAACCTGCCCCTGTTTATGAGCCATTTAGAAAACGTTACCGTTATTGACGATACCCTATCGCACTGGGAAGCCAAAATACCGGGTGGACTGGGCAATATAAGCTGGGAAGCCGAGATTGTTAACGATGTAGAAGCCGCCGTAATAGGCTGGCACTCGCTCCCCGGTTCAACCATACAAAACGCAGGTAAGGTTGAGTTTGAGGATGCACCTGGCGGTGGCACCATTGTAAAGGTTGTAATAAGCTACCTGCCCCCCGCCGGTGGTATTGGCACAGGCATTGCAAAACTACTGAACCCGCTTTTCGAAAAAATTGTGCGTGCCGATGTTTTGAGCTTTAAAGATTATATAGAAACTATTTATACCGATGGCGACGATTTTCCGCTGGAGCCGGAGATAACCATTATTACTGTTGAAACCTTTGACGATGAACCAGAATCGCAATTTAATTCGGCAGAAGGTAATGCCGATGAGGCAAAACAAAAAAAGGTATAA
- a CDS encoding DUF4202 domain-containing protein, whose protein sequence is MDKLQKAFALFDAYNQQDPFTLVWDGVTYPSEYFYAIELYNWILKLEPQASEAVLLASRSQHIGRWTIPRNTYPDGKAGYLNWRSDLSKFHAQKAGELMLQAGYPDDFIADVQRIILKQKIKLDAEVQLMENALCLVFLQFQFQNFIQKHTDEKLIHIIKKTWNKMSQPGHSAALTLPYSEKADALLGQALG, encoded by the coding sequence ATGGATAAATTACAAAAAGCCTTTGCCCTATTTGATGCCTATAACCAGCAAGACCCATTTACTTTGGTTTGGGATGGCGTAACCTACCCGTCGGAATATTTTTATGCTATTGAGCTGTATAACTGGATATTAAAACTTGAACCACAGGCCAGCGAAGCCGTGCTGCTGGCATCGCGCAGCCAGCACATCGGGCGGTGGACCATCCCCCGAAATACCTATCCCGATGGTAAGGCGGGCTATTTAAACTGGCGAAGCGATTTATCAAAGTTTCATGCCCAAAAGGCTGGCGAACTGATGCTGCAAGCCGGTTACCCGGATGATTTTATTGCCGATGTACAACGCATCATACTGAAACAAAAAATTAAGCTTGATGCCGAAGTACAACTGATGGAAAACGCGTTATGCCTTGTTTTTCTGCAATTTCAGTTCCAAAATTTCATCCAAAAACATACTGACGAAAAGCTCATCCACATCATCAAAAAAACCTGGAACAAAATGAGTCAGCCGGGCCACAGTGCCGCCCTAACCTTGCCATATAGCGAAAAGGCAGATGCGCTTTTGGGCCAGGCTTTGGGGTAA